Proteins co-encoded in one Sporosarcina sp. FSL K6-1522 genomic window:
- a CDS encoding 3-hydroxyacyl-CoA dehydrogenase — protein MNVQGKVAIVTGGASGLGLGTVTSLVERGAKVVIFDLNEEKALQVCEQLGENVAYALVNVTDEASVQAGLEKAVETFGAVHICVNCAGVGTPQKTIGRSGVIPLANFKQVIDINLNGTFNVLRLAAEQMAKNETLTDGGERGIIINTASVAAFDGQMGQAAYGASKAGVAGMTLPVARDLSSFGIRINTIAPGLFRTPMAEGLSEKVIEKLESSVEFPKRLGKPSEYASLALFMIENEYINGEVIRLDGGIRMSPR, from the coding sequence ATGAATGTACAAGGTAAAGTAGCGATTGTCACAGGTGGAGCATCAGGTTTAGGGCTTGGAACGGTAACGAGTTTAGTAGAGCGTGGTGCGAAGGTAGTAATCTTTGATTTGAATGAAGAAAAAGCGCTGCAGGTTTGTGAGCAACTGGGAGAAAATGTGGCGTACGCACTTGTCAATGTTACGGATGAAGCGTCTGTTCAAGCGGGGCTTGAGAAAGCGGTTGAGACATTCGGTGCGGTGCATATTTGTGTGAACTGTGCAGGTGTGGGAACGCCTCAAAAAACAATTGGTCGTTCGGGGGTCATTCCGTTAGCGAACTTTAAACAAGTAATTGATATTAACTTGAACGGGACATTCAATGTATTGCGATTAGCGGCGGAGCAAATGGCGAAAAATGAGACGCTGACTGATGGTGGAGAGCGCGGCATCATCATTAATACAGCGTCTGTAGCAGCTTTTGATGGGCAAATGGGACAAGCGGCTTATGGAGCAAGTAAGGCGGGGGTTGCGGGCATGACATTGCCGGTTGCACGTGATCTGTCTTCTTTTGGTATTCGTATTAACACGATTGCGCCTGGATTGTTCCGCACACCAATGGCGGAGGGGCTATCTGAAAAAGTGATTGAGAAATTGGAAAGCTCGGTGGAGTTCCCGAAACGACTAGGGAAACCGTCGGAATATGCGTCCTTAGCATTATTTATGATTGAAAATGAATACATCAATGGTGAGGTCATTCGCTTGGATGGCGGGATTCGGATGTCGCCGAGGTAA
- a CDS encoding long-chain-fatty-acid--CoA ligase produces MLLTKSLLYTAKNNPGKLAVVDRHHRYTYKALEGRTAKVKESLKRLGVKKGDRVGLLLLNDFRYIELIYGITALGAIAVPLNTRFSVEENAFVLNDAGIEVLYVNKEFLSLVDELKKRASGVQHVILSEDRDAPELAEHANLLSYEAVLDKESVEELVYDGVQENDVAGLFYTGGTTGRSKGVMLTHKNLLTNAVHMALNLEYRESDVYLHTAPMFHLADQASTFAVTLMGGTHTVVRQFTPKDVLRVIEKEQATAVMLVPTMVNMLLHSADFDNYDTTSLRCILYGAAPMSTELLKKTMTMLPNTQLFQAYGMTETSPVLTLLKGQNHVLNGTKEEEKRLVSCGKPVQLIEMKVVDEEGNEVPVGHVGEFIARGPNVMKGYWNLPKETSKVLRDGWYYTGDMGYKEADGFYYVVDRAKDMIISGGENVYSVEVENALSTHPAVLECAVFGAPHEQWGEVVLAAVVLKQNTDATAEEILAFIRPKISNYKVPKSIEFLAELPKSGAGKILKRVIREQYVEAAETTKA; encoded by the coding sequence ATGCTTTTGACAAAAAGTTTACTGTATACGGCAAAAAATAATCCTGGGAAACTGGCTGTTGTTGATAGACACCATCGCTACACTTACAAAGCGTTAGAGGGACGGACTGCAAAAGTGAAGGAATCTCTCAAGAGGTTGGGTGTGAAAAAAGGGGACCGTGTTGGATTATTGTTGCTAAATGATTTTCGCTATATTGAATTGATTTACGGGATCACTGCGTTAGGTGCAATTGCCGTGCCGCTCAATACACGTTTCAGTGTAGAGGAAAATGCTTTTGTGCTGAATGATGCAGGGATAGAGGTACTCTACGTTAATAAGGAATTCTTGTCACTTGTGGACGAATTAAAGAAGCGCGCATCCGGTGTCCAGCATGTCATTTTATCAGAGGATCGAGATGCACCTGAGTTAGCTGAACATGCGAATCTTTTATCCTATGAAGCGGTGCTAGATAAGGAGTCTGTAGAAGAGCTTGTCTACGATGGTGTGCAGGAAAATGATGTCGCTGGTTTGTTTTACACGGGTGGAACAACAGGACGCTCAAAAGGTGTTATGCTGACGCATAAAAACTTGCTGACAAATGCAGTTCATATGGCTTTGAATCTTGAATACAGGGAAAGTGATGTGTATCTACATACCGCTCCGATGTTCCATCTTGCGGATCAAGCATCTACTTTTGCGGTGACATTGATGGGGGGAACGCATACGGTTGTCCGTCAGTTTACGCCGAAAGATGTGTTGCGGGTCATTGAGAAAGAACAGGCGACAGCTGTGATGTTGGTACCGACGATGGTGAATATGCTACTACATTCGGCAGATTTTGATAACTATGATACGACATCGTTGCGCTGTATTTTATATGGAGCAGCGCCGATGTCTACGGAACTACTGAAAAAGACGATGACGATGTTGCCGAATACGCAGTTGTTTCAGGCTTATGGTATGACAGAGACTTCACCTGTTTTAACGTTGTTGAAAGGGCAAAATCATGTGTTGAATGGGACGAAGGAAGAGGAAAAACGTCTAGTATCATGTGGGAAACCTGTTCAACTAATTGAAATGAAAGTCGTGGATGAGGAAGGTAATGAGGTACCTGTTGGTCACGTTGGGGAATTTATCGCAAGGGGTCCTAATGTTATGAAGGGCTACTGGAATTTGCCTAAAGAAACGTCGAAAGTGTTGCGCGATGGCTGGTATTACACAGGAGATATGGGCTATAAGGAAGCAGATGGATTTTACTATGTCGTTGATCGTGCGAAAGACATGATTATTTCGGGCGGCGAGAATGTTTACTCGGTAGAAGTGGAGAATGCATTGTCTACTCATCCTGCTGTGTTAGAGTGTGCAGTCTTTGGTGCTCCGCATGAGCAATGGGGAGAAGTTGTTTTGGCGGCTGTTGTGTTAAAGCAAAATACGGATGCCACGGCAGAGGAGATTTTGGCTTTCATTCGTCCGAAAATTTCGAATTACAAAGTGCCGAAGTCGATTGAATTTCTTGCGGAGCTCCCGAAGAGTGGCGCGGGCAAAATCTTGAAGCGTGTCATACGTGAGCAATATGTGGAGGCAGCTGAAACAACGAAAGCGTAA
- a CDS encoding long-chain-fatty-acid--CoA ligase, with translation MNIGTSLTINANRHPDKMAITCEGRTYSYWELNREVNQMANGLLALGLKKGDKVALFMKNSDHFVIAFYAIMKAGLVAVPVNFRLTAGETSYIVEQSESAAVICDAEFEAVIADVKHKVKGLQHVIVQETATSPGHVTWDAVKSVDTSEPDVVVLSTDDAEIMYTSGTTGQPKGALFDHQRIINVNMGVIMGVEMTKNDRVIHLAPLFHSAQLNLYLLTGIMLGMSTVIFRDFHPVKVLETIEEHQITFFFAVPAMYNALLQVPTASNYDVSSIRTCMYGAAPMAPALIEKSMELFGTDQFYNLCGLTEGGPGGVYLSPEGHKTKLGAGGKALFFTNVRVVNEQMEDVKPGETGEFIIKGETVMKEYYRKPEETKKTFYDGWLLTGDLATIDEDGDITLVDRKKDMIISGGENVYSVEVEQVLNSHPQVLEAATIGLPDEKWGEIVGAVIVLKEGETIDEEELQNYCRTKLAGYKIPRKFMYTDVLPRNASGKILKYQLRESHKNEYV, from the coding sequence ATGAACATCGGTACATCACTGACAATCAATGCGAATCGTCATCCAGACAAAATGGCGATTACATGCGAGGGCAGAACGTATTCGTATTGGGAACTGAATCGAGAAGTGAACCAAATGGCCAATGGACTTCTAGCACTGGGACTTAAAAAGGGGGACAAGGTTGCTCTTTTTATGAAGAACTCGGATCACTTTGTCATTGCATTTTACGCAATCATGAAAGCAGGGCTTGTTGCAGTACCAGTCAATTTCCGCTTAACGGCAGGGGAAACGAGCTATATTGTCGAGCAATCCGAAAGTGCCGCTGTTATTTGTGATGCTGAGTTTGAAGCGGTCATCGCAGACGTGAAACATAAGGTGAAGGGACTTCAGCATGTTATTGTGCAGGAGACGGCAACGAGTCCTGGACATGTAACGTGGGATGCTGTCAAAAGTGTGGATACTTCGGAGCCGGATGTAGTCGTGTTAAGTACGGATGATGCTGAGATTATGTATACGTCGGGGACGACTGGACAGCCAAAAGGTGCCTTGTTCGATCATCAACGTATTATTAATGTCAATATGGGTGTCATTATGGGCGTTGAAATGACGAAAAATGATCGGGTAATTCACCTTGCGCCACTCTTCCATTCTGCGCAGCTAAATTTGTATTTACTGACGGGGATTATGCTTGGTATGTCGACTGTGATTTTTCGCGATTTTCATCCAGTGAAAGTGCTGGAGACGATTGAGGAGCATCAAATAACGTTCTTCTTTGCTGTGCCGGCTATGTACAATGCGTTGTTACAAGTGCCGACAGCTAGTAATTATGATGTCTCTTCTATCCGTACATGCATGTACGGGGCGGCACCAATGGCACCTGCCTTGATTGAAAAATCGATGGAGTTGTTTGGCACAGATCAGTTTTACAACTTATGTGGTTTGACTGAGGGTGGACCGGGCGGTGTTTACTTATCCCCAGAAGGTCATAAGACGAAGTTGGGTGCAGGTGGAAAGGCGTTGTTTTTCACGAATGTGCGTGTTGTCAATGAGCAGATGGAAGATGTCAAGCCAGGTGAAACCGGTGAATTTATCATTAAAGGTGAGACGGTGATGAAGGAGTACTACCGCAAGCCGGAAGAAACGAAGAAGACATTTTATGATGGCTGGTTATTGACGGGGGATCTTGCGACAATCGACGAGGACGGGGATATTACGCTTGTGGATCGCAAGAAAGACATGATTATTTCAGGTGGAGAAAATGTCTATTCAGTTGAGGTAGAACAAGTGCTGAACAGTCATCCACAAGTGCTGGAGGCGGCAACGATTGGTTTACCAGATGAAAAATGGGGAGAAATCGTTGGGGCAGTCATTGTCTTAAAAGAAGGGGAAACGATTGATGAGGAAGAATTACAAAACTACTGCCGTACAAAACTTGCAGGATATAAAATTCCTCGGAAGTTCATGTACACAGATGTGCTTCCACGTAATGCATCAGGGAAAATATTGAAGTATCAGTTGCGTGAGTCGCATAAAAATGAATATGTGTGA
- a CDS encoding thiolase family protein has protein sequence MTEVVIVEGVRTAVGRRKGAFAGYRPDELAAVVLEDLVKRVGIDKGDVDDVILGCVTQSGEQAANIARTAALIAGFPIHVPGVTIDRQCGSSQQAVHFASQAIASGDMDIVIAGGVESMTREPMFSNVREARQSAKLVEKHEIINQGLSSERMVKKWGLTREELDQYSVNSHTRAFEAIAKGHFVDEIVAVDVEQEDGTVKSFAVDEGPREGTTLEVLGGLKTVFDENGVITAGNASQMSDGASAVLLMSREKADELGLKPKARIVARSVTGSDPTLMLTGPIEATKKVLKKAGLTIEDMDTYEVNEAFAQVPLVWAKEVGADLEKLNPDGGAIALGHPLGATGTKLLVTLVNRLQRTGGRYGLLSICEGMGMANATIIERID, from the coding sequence ATGACAGAAGTAGTAATCGTAGAAGGGGTACGAACAGCGGTAGGACGAAGAAAAGGAGCGTTTGCGGGATATCGACCGGACGAGTTAGCGGCAGTTGTGCTGGAGGATCTTGTGAAGCGCGTTGGGATTGACAAAGGTGATGTGGATGATGTGATTTTAGGTTGTGTGACGCAATCGGGTGAGCAGGCGGCCAATATTGCACGTACGGCGGCACTTATCGCGGGATTCCCGATTCATGTGCCGGGTGTCACGATTGACCGGCAATGTGGTTCGAGTCAACAGGCTGTTCACTTTGCGTCGCAGGCGATTGCTTCGGGTGACATGGATATTGTCATTGCGGGCGGTGTTGAAAGCATGACGCGAGAGCCGATGTTTTCGAATGTCAGAGAAGCTAGGCAGAGCGCGAAGTTGGTGGAGAAACATGAAATTATTAACCAAGGATTGTCTTCAGAGAGAATGGTGAAAAAGTGGGGCTTGACGCGAGAAGAGTTGGACCAGTATTCCGTGAATAGCCATACGCGAGCATTTGAAGCAATTGCCAAAGGCCATTTTGTCGATGAAATTGTTGCCGTTGATGTGGAACAAGAAGACGGTACAGTGAAGAGTTTCGCCGTCGATGAAGGGCCGCGTGAAGGGACGACGCTAGAAGTGCTTGGCGGTTTGAAAACGGTATTCGATGAAAATGGTGTCATTACGGCGGGGAATGCGAGCCAAATGAGTGATGGTGCATCGGCAGTGTTACTGATGTCTCGTGAGAAGGCGGATGAGCTTGGTTTGAAGCCAAAAGCCCGCATTGTGGCGCGCAGTGTGACTGGATCAGATCCAACACTGATGTTGACAGGGCCGATTGAAGCGACAAAGAAAGTGCTGAAGAAAGCAGGCCTGACGATTGAGGATATGGATACGTATGAAGTGAATGAAGCATTTGCACAAGTGCCGCTTGTTTGGGCAAAAGAGGTTGGAGCAGATTTAGAGAAGCTCAATCCTGACGGCGGTGCAATTGCACTTGGTCACCCGCTTGGTGCAACAGGCACGAAATTATTGGTGACGCTGGTGAATAGATTGCAACGAACTGGCGGACGTTACGGCTTGCTGT